In a genomic window of Aricia agestis chromosome 2, ilAriAges1.1, whole genome shotgun sequence:
- the LOC121739606 gene encoding histone H4, with translation MTGRGKGGKGLGKGGAKRHRKVLRDNIQGITKPAIRRLARRGGVKRISGLIYEETRGVLKVFLENVIRDAVTYTEHAKRKTVTAMDVVYALKRQGRTLYGFGG, from the coding sequence ATGACGGGACGCGGTAAAGGAGGGAAAGGCCTGGGGAAGGGGGGAGCTAAACGCCACCGGAAAGTACTCCGAGACAACATCCAGGGGATCACGAAGCCCGCGATCAGGAGACTGGCGAGGCGAGGCGGCGTAAAGCGGATCTCCGGGCTCATCTACGAGGAGACTCGCGGGGTTCTGAAGGTTTTCCTGGAGAACGTCATCCGGGACGCCGTGACGTACACGGAGCACGCGAAACGGAAGACCGTGACGGCGATGGACGTGGTCTACGCGCTGAAGAGACAAGGCCGCACTTTGTACGGCTTCGGaggataa
- the LOC121739605 gene encoding late histone H2B.L4-like — translation MAPTKVPKKPLKSMEKPIEKPISKVKKMKKRNYQSFSIYIFKLLRSITKDAFGISRHSMLIMNNFVNDMLEKIAAEAGTLVAHGKKTTLSSREIQTAVRLLIPGELATHANVEALKAISLYHKSHEIEKV, via the coding sequence ATGGCGCCGACAAAAGTGCCGAAGAAACCGCTCAAATCCATGGAGAAACCGATCGAGAAACCCATATCGAAAGTAAAAAAGATGAAGAAGAGGAACTACCAGAGCTTCTCGATCTACATCTTCAAATTATTAAGGAGCATTACGAAAGACGCGTTCGGTATTTCGCGCCACTCGATGTTGATAATGAACAACTTCGTGAACGACATGCTGGAGAAGATCGCCGCTGAAGCGGGGACCCTGGTGGCCCACGGGAAGAAGACGACGCTCTCCAGCCGCGAGATCCAGACCGCGGTGCGGCTGCTGATCCCTGGTGAGCTGGCCACGCACGCCAACGTCGAAGCCCTCAAGGCCATATCTTTGTACCACAAGAGCCACGAAATAGAGAAGGTTTGA